The DNA sequence AACATTCTCCATTGTTCCAAATTTAAAAGCTTTTCAGCTTTGATTATTATGTAAATATTTTTTAAAGTGTCGAAAATCGGGACAAATTCTGGAAGAATTCTGGAATCAATTACCATACATTTCTACTAGTCTACTAAATTAATAGACTTATATGATTTATTTCATGTCATCCGTTGATTAGGATTTATAAATAATTAAATACTTTTGACCCAGTTAAAAAAAATAAACTTTATTCTCATGAATAAAACTTCATCACATTCTTACTTACGCACTATTACAGCAACTGCATCTGTTCAAAATGAATATGGTACAGAGGCTTGTTTTTCACAACATGATCTTACTTTACAGTATATGTGTTTTGATTTTATGATGTGCCATATGATGATGAAGGCATAACTCTCCATTACTGTAGAAATTAAATCCTGCTCATTAAAGGTTTTTAAAACAGGAATATCCTCCTGTACATTTCAATTTTTTCCTCCGGTAAACCTTCCTGAAAAAGGAGGGAAGGGGATTATTATTTCTTAACCGGAAATAACAGTAAGCTCATATTTCATTTTAAACTCTACTAAAATTAATATATAATGAAGAAAAACCAATGTAAAATTGGTGCATTGGCCATGATCTTAATAGCAGAATTTGGCTTTGCACAAAACAGGGACAGCCTTGCCACCAAAGAGCAGTCCATCAAAGAAGTGGTGGTGGTTGCCTTTGGTAAACAAAAAAAAGAAGAAATAACAGGATCCGTACAGTCTTTAAAAACAAAAGACATCGCCAATCTTCAAAACGGAAATATCCTTCAGGGAATTGGAGGTAAGGTAGCGGGAGTGCAGGTCGTATCTTCAGGCCAGCCAGGTTCTCAGCCTATCATCAGAATGAGAGGAATCGGTTCCATCAATGCTTCAAGTGATCCTTTAATTGTACTGGATGGTATCCCTTATAATGGAAACCTCAACAGTATTCCCGGATCGGATATCGAAAGTATTTCTTTCCTTGAAGACGCTTCTTCCAATGCTTTATACGGATCCAGAGGAGCTAATGGTGTGATTATCGTTAATACCAAGAGAGGGAAGTCAAAGGGTCTTCATATAGAAGCAGACATCAGAACGGGAGTAAACTTCAGGTCTATTGAAGATTATTCCGTTTACACTTCACCACAAGATTATTACACCGCCTATTACAACCGGGCAAGAATTGGTGAAATCGCCAAACTAACACAACCAGGAGCGGTCCCTTCAGGTGCCAGCCCTCATGAAGTTGGAATAACAGCTCTGACCAGCTTGAGATATAATGCTTATAATGTACCTTTCAGTCAACTGATAGGGCAGGATGGAACTTTCAATAAGAATGCACAGCTCGTATATCAGGATAACTGGAAAAAACTGCTTTTCAAACCCGGGCTAAGAAGAGAGGGCAATGTAGGAATCAGTGCTAATAATGATCAGGTAAAATCTTATACTTCATTGAACTATCTCGATGATAAAGGATATCTTATTTCTTCCGGTTTTGAAAGATTCGGAATAAGGTCCAATCTTGATTACACCATTACCTCAAAATTAAAATTGATCAGTAGTCTTTCCTATACTTATAGTCAGCAGGATTTTGGTGAAACCGGAGGGTTTTCCAATCCTTTTCAGTTTGCCAGAAATATTGCTCCTTTTTATCCTGTTTTCCTGAGAAACGATAATTATCAGGTAGTTTATGATGGCAATGGAAATCCACTGTATGATTATGGGGATTCAACCGGTCCTAATGGAGCAGGAAGATCTTATGCCGTTTATGAGAATCCGGTAGCTAACCTTCAGCAAGACAAATTCAGGACAACCAGCAATCTTACGAATATCAATCTGGGGCTTAATTATGAAATTATTAAAGGACTGGATTTTACCTATAACTTTGGGGCATATCTGGAAAACCAGAAAAATCTTCAGTATGGTAATACTGTAGGAGGCACCTCTTCATCCGTTGGGGGAACCATCAATATGGGTTCTCTATTTAAACATACGCTCAACCATCAGCAACTCCTTACGTATCAGAAAAAACTAGGTAAACATAATTTCAACCTCCTCATTGGTCATGAATTAAATAAAATAAAAAGTGAAGGGTTTTCAGGATCAAAACAACAGCTTGTATTGCCCAACTCTTTATCCTTTGACAATGCTGTAAAAATAACTGATCTATCCGGAAACGGGTATGAATATGCTGTAGAAGGCTACTTCTCAAGATTGCTTTACAACTACGATGGTAAATACTTCTTTAATGCCAATAT is a window from the Chryseobacterium sp. T16E-39 genome containing:
- a CDS encoding SusC/RagA family TonB-linked outer membrane protein, which encodes MKKNQCKIGALAMILIAEFGFAQNRDSLATKEQSIKEVVVVAFGKQKKEEITGSVQSLKTKDIANLQNGNILQGIGGKVAGVQVVSSGQPGSQPIIRMRGIGSINASSDPLIVLDGIPYNGNLNSIPGSDIESISFLEDASSNALYGSRGANGVIIVNTKRGKSKGLHIEADIRTGVNFRSIEDYSVYTSPQDYYTAYYNRARIGEIAKLTQPGAVPSGASPHEVGITALTSLRYNAYNVPFSQLIGQDGTFNKNAQLVYQDNWKKLLFKPGLRREGNVGISANNDQVKSYTSLNYLDDKGYLISSGFERFGIRSNLDYTITSKLKLISSLSYTYSQQDFGETGGFSNPFQFARNIAPFYPVFLRNDNYQVVYDGNGNPLYDYGDSTGPNGAGRSYAVYENPVANLQQDKFRTTSNLTNINLGLNYEIIKGLDFTYNFGAYLENQKNLQYGNTVGGTSSSVGGTINMGSLFKHTLNHQQLLTYQKKLGKHNFNLLIGHELNKIKSEGFSGSKQQLVLPNSLSFDNAVKITDLSGNGYEYAVEGYFSRLLYNYDGKYFFNANIRRDGSSVFSPDSRWGTFYGLGAAWNVAKEDFLKDNTVINSLRLKASYGQQGNDNILLNDGTRDYFAYQDMYGINNFGNDKPVLSLKKQGNKDLKWETSKNLNAGFELSILKNRINLNADYFERKVSDMIYTLPLPPSNAGSYIKYGNIGDMINRGVQANISAEILRSDQFQWNVYANATHYKNKITKLPAEQRNTGLVSGLFILTEGGDRYTYYLKEFAGIDPSNGDALWYRTAINPTTQKEERTITRNYKDATDYNTGKSAIPKVYGGFGTDFTYKGFNLAVNFSYQLGGYGYDDIYRSLFHSDSYASNYSTDLSKTWTPENPNAELPRVDLTSTNQNGNSTLYLIKSDYISLQDVTLSYQLPDGFAQQAGLSGLKIYVTGNNLYLWSKRKGYDPRASLTGVSDPYKYSLLSSVSLGFKLTF